One segment of Macaca fascicularis isolate 582-1 chromosome 4, T2T-MFA8v1.1 DNA contains the following:
- the TAAR5 gene encoding trace amine-associated receptor 5 gives MRAVFIQGAEEHPAAFCYQVNGSCPRTVHTLGIQLVIYLACAAGMLIIVLGNLFVAFAVSYFKALHTPTNFLLLSLALADMFLGLLVLPLSTIRSVESCWFFGDFLCRLHTYLDTLFCLTSIFHLCFISIDRHCAICDPLLYPSKFTVRVALRYILAGWGVPATYTSFFLYTNVVETRLSQWLEEMPCVGSCQLLLNKFWGWLNFPLFFVPCLIMISLYVKIFVVATRQAQQITTLSNSLAGAAKHERKSAKTLGIAVGIYLLCWLPFTIDTMVDSLLHFITPPLVFDIFIWFAYFNSACNPIIYVFSYRWFRKALKLTLSQKLFSPQTRTVDLYQE, from the coding sequence ATGAGAGCTGTCTTTATCCAAGGTGCTGAAGAGCACCCTGCGGCGTTCTGCTACCAGGTGAATGGGTCTTGCCCCAGGACAGTACATACTCTGGGCATCCAGTTGGTCATCTACCTGGCCTGTGCAGCAGGCATGCTGATTATCGTGCTAGGGAAtttatttgtagcatttgctgTGTCCTACTTCAAAGCGCTTCACACACCCACCAACTTCTTGCTGCTCTCCCTGGCCCTGGCTGACATGTTTCTGGGTCTGCTTGTGCTGCCCCTCAGCACCATTCGCTCAGTGGAGAGCTGCTGGTTCTTCGGGGACTTCCTCTGCCGCCTGCACACTTACCTGGACACCCTCTTCTGCCTCACCTCCATCTTCCATCTATGTTTCATTTCCATTGACCGCCACTGTGCCATCTGTGACCCCCTGCTCTATCCCTCCAAGTTCACAGTGAGGGTGGCCCTCAGGTACATCCTAGCAGGATGGGGGGTGCCCGCAACATACACTTCCTTCTTCCTCTACACAAATGTGGTAGAGACAAGGCTCAGCCAGTGGCTGGAAGAGATGCCTTGTGTGGGCAGTTGCCAGCTGCTGCTCAATAAATTTTGGGGCTGGTTAAACTTCCCTTTGTTCTTTGTCCCCTGCCTCATTATGATCAGCTTGTATGTGAAGATCTTTGTGGTAGCTACCAGGCAGGCTCAGCAGATTACTACATTGAGCAATAGCCTGGCTGGGGCTGCCAAGCATGAGAGAAAATCTGCCAAGACCCTGGGCATTGCTGTGGGCATATACCTCTTGTGCTGGCTCCCCTTCACCATAGACACGATGGTCGACAGCCTCCTTCACTTTATCACACCCCCACTGGTCTTTGACATCTTTATCTGGTTTGCTTACTTCAACTCAGCCTGCAACCCCATCATCTATGTCTTTTCCTACCGGTGGTTTCGGAAGGCACTGAAACTCACACTGAGTCAGAAGCTCTTCTCACCGCAGACACGCACTGTTGATTTGTACCAAGAATGA